The window ccctaggATTTTCCCTAGGAAGATCCAATCTGCCTAGctgccgccccctaggggaaaccctagggcgcctccccctctccccttgcccctatatatagtggaggggtgggagggcagccgtgacctcttccctggcgcagccctccctcctcctacacctcctcctcctccatagtgcttggcgaagccctgctggagaaccacaagctccattgccaccatgccatcgtgctgctggagttctccctcaacttctcctctccccttgctggatcaagaaggaggggacgtccccgggctgtatgtgtgttgaacgcggaggcgccgtccattcggcgctagatcagaatcaaccgcgatctgaatcgctgcgagtacgactccttcatccacGTTCTtacaacgcttccgcttagcgatctacaagggtatgtagatgcactctccttcccctcgttgctagattactccatagattgatcttggtgatgtgtagaaaattttaaatttctgttACGATCCCCATCATATTTCCTATGTTTTCCACCTATAGAAGGAAATCACCCCTCCATCGATATTAGCGTTTTTTTGGAATGAGATCTCCAGGTTATGAATTTTTTTGCGATTCTTTCCAACGGTGACCTCTCCTCCGCTCTGGCTCCTTCTCGCATAAACACCTCCACCACAGCCAGCTGACGCCACCCCAGATCTCCTGCCTCTCCACACCttctccgccacctcctcctcgtACTCCATTGACAATCCCTCCACCATGTTTGTCCACGACGGTGTCGAGGACATGGTGCGGCAGCATACCAGCGGTATAGCAGCGCATAGCAGCAGGAAGCAGCACGCAGCAAGCGAGGCGAGCGGCCGGCGTTGCAGCGAGCGCGACGACAGTGGAAGGCGCGATTGACGCGGTGTGGCACAGGCGTGGGCATGGAGAGGGAGTGGCCCCGCGGGCGCGGAAGAAGAGCAGCATGCTCGGGCATGGGCGCGCATAGGAGCGGGCATGTGCCACGGGGTCAATCCGAGGAGCTCGGTGGCTACCCCTACAATGGCCAAGGCGGACGGCGGTTCTCGACCACGGCAAAATACCTAACGAGAGCAAGCGAGAGGGAAAACAGGGGAAAGGCAAGAGGAGATCACGGCGGTGTCAATGGCGTCCTAGGGGAAGACAGGGGAGCTCAGGGCGGCGCGGATCGAACGGCAATGTTACGGTGGCCGAAGGTTGAGGAAGACGGCAGCGACGTCGATGCGGGGGTGCTGGACTTGATCTCGTTGGCGCAGACGAAGTAGCGGAGGAGTTCGGAGCTCCTTGACAAGCTCCTAGCCTGCAGGGAGAGCAGTGGCTGTGTGGACGGGGTCGGTCATGGTGGTCGGCGCGTCTGACTTCGTCCAGATCGACGGGATCGAGCGAGCGAGGAGGAGAAGTGGATCTGGGAGGGGGCGTCGAGGAGTGAGGCCATGGGGGGCAGGGGAGGCAGGGCGTCACCCTTATCCATTCCCCTCGATGCCGGCGAGGTGGTCGGGGGGAGCTCGACTCTGTAGCGACGCAGTTCGGGGAAATATAAGTTGTGGTGGCAAATATAATACACACTATCCATATTGTTATGCACTAGCGCGTGTGCGTGTGAAATAGATGAATTATGATCCCGTACCCAATAAGATGgatatgtgtgtgtgttagagagagaggggaggagagaaagtgaggaagaggaagagagagagagtgtgtgtgtaaGAATTTGATGATAAAAAATGTCACCAATATCACTTGatatgtatgagaatattaaATGTAATATTAACATAACTGATATTAAACTCTTAAAGTTAATATGGCTCCATTGCAACGTACGGGCGTTCTTTTAGTTACCTTAAAACTATGGTTAACATGGATGAACATGCAAGGGTATTGCTCAACTTGTTGCCGTATCTTCAGGAATAATATTCCAAAACCATCAGTCCCTGATCATGCTAAAATCCCGCCGTATCAAACAAATGATACACCCAGAGGACAACCTAGCAGTCTCCAAGCCGATCAAATCGCACATGGCCACGTATGATCATGCACACATGCCTAAGCGACTACGCCAAACAGTTCCATCCCATGCATGCACGCATCCAGATCCCCCGGCTATAAATACAACACTCTCTCAAGCTCTCATGCATCACAAACCCAAACCCAAAGCACTGTCTATCCTCAAGCACACGCTCACGATGGCATCCAGAGCTGCCATCTTCGTCACCCTgagcctcctcctctccgccgtcgccacGCACGGCTGCGGACCCTACTGCCAGCCGCCAGCCGTCGTGCCGACGCCGCCCGTTGTCGTTCCGCCGCCATACCATGGAGGAGGCGCGCACGGCCACGGCGGGCAGTGCTCCATCGACGCGCTAAAGCTGAGGGTGTGCGCCAACGTTCTCGGCGGCCTGCTCGGCCTCAAGGTCGGCGTGCCGGCGCGCGACGAGTGCTGCCCGCTGCTCCACGGGTTGGTCGACCTTGACGCCGCCGTCTGCCTCTGCACCGCCGTCAGGGCCAACGTCCTCGGCATCCACCTCGACGTGCCCGTGGACATCAGCCTCCTCCTCAATCACTGCGGCAAGACGTGCCCGTCCGAGTTCACTTGCCCAGCCCATTAACGGACGCGTACTGCTGCACGTACGGGCGCCCAATAAGATTTGCTTTCGATCCGTACGTCGTTGTTATTTTCGTGTCCACATTTGAATCCTTATAACCGGTACTACTCTTTTTGTAACAATCATCAGCCATCCAAATCATGATCTATTGACACATGGAACTGAGTAATAATCCCGCATATATATGGCAGGCTTCGATGCACGGTAGCTCTTTATTGTCCGTAGTAAGTAAAATCACTAAGAACAACTCCAACGCGCCCACTAAATGAACGCGCCATTTGTTTGTTTTTTGTCTATTTGGGTCGGCATTCGTCACCCCGCTTGTTGTCCGCCCCTGTTTGCGTCGGCCGTGCGCCCAACACATACACCCATGTCATGCCCGTACATAATTTTAAAAAGGTCCGCGGTCATAGACCATGCTAATGACCATGCCATCACTCAGAgttcatgctgacgtcatgacaGCCATACATGCCAGCGTCCAAAAAACCACCACACAGTTCACGCTGCCACACTTGCCAGCGGCCAACACACATCCCAGCACTccaaaaaggggggggggggggagttcaATCACACCATCTCGCTCGTGGTCATGCCAGCGGGCATTTCCTCTGGCCCCCGAAGGATGATCCACCCGTCACAAGTGTGGCATTGAGGTCGATGGCCATGGGCGCGAGCGTGGACGACGCCACCATGCTTACCTACGGTGAGCATTCCCCGAAGAAAATGGGAGGCTTGCGGATAGGGATGAAATCCAGGAATCAGAGGCATGGCGGACGTGCGCGGCGACTCTGGAAGTGCCACACAAGGAAAGGCCGATGAGCCCTTGCTGGCCGCGGCCACAGCGGTACCGACGAGCCCGTGCTGGCCTGggttttgaaggaaatatgccctagaggcaataataaagttattatttattttcttatatcatgataaatgtttattattcatactagaattatattaactagaaacataatacatgtgtgaatacatagacaaatagagtgtcactagtatgcctctacttgactagctcgttgatcaaagatggttatgtttcctaaccatagacatgagttgccatttgattaacgggatcacatcattaggggaatGATCACATCATGATCACATGGCCaccatgatcacatcattaggagaatgatgtgattgacttgacccattccattagcatagcacttgatcgtttagtttgttgctattgctttcttcatgacttatacatgttcctatgactatgagattatgcaactcccgtttaccggaggaacactttgtgtgctaccaaacgtcacaacgtaactgggtgattataaaggtgctctgcaggtgtctccgaaggtacttgttgggttggcgtatttcgagattaggatttgtcactccgattgtcggagaggtatctctgggccctctcggtaatgcacatcacttaagccttgcaagcattgcaaccaatgagttagttgcgggatgatgtattacagaacgagtaaagagacttgccggtaacgagattgaacta is drawn from Triticum urartu cultivar G1812 unplaced genomic scaffold, Tu2.1 TuUngrouped_contig_4908, whole genome shotgun sequence and contains these coding sequences:
- the LOC125528487 gene encoding cortical cell-delineating protein-like, with translation MASRAAIFVTLSLLLSAVATHGCGPYCQPPAVVPTPPVVVPPPYHGGGAHGHGGQCSIDALKLRVCANVLGGLLGLKVGVPARDECCPLLHGLVDLDAAVCLCTAVRANVLGIHLDVPVDISLLLNHCGKTCPSEFTCPAH